In one window of Chryseobacterium sp. JV274 DNA:
- a CDS encoding RagB/SusD family nutrient uptake outer membrane protein: MKKIKYLIYGVAIAFSLSSCKDAIDIVQDGELTEQVALQRVSDLRSFLNGNIYTSYDTGNEIQLTSAFTDEVGITPGNSGWYFAEHRYILNSATAQVTGVWVNSYLTINRVNRLLRAATTITPKSGEEAEYNSILAEARTMRALAYLRLESYFTTNMADDSALGVIWVEGVPEIDSQLPRVTNGEIYAKIESDLNFAETNLKPGNSYFFVTNNLINAIRARMYSYREKYTLAKQYAQAVINAGGALTIATPMPANPGSTAFNSAFYSASTANPYRKMWVDAAQGETIFALSRPSAGSWSNVANLFTTNTTDLNGSPLLDMGRNLFNLMDPAYDVRRWAFIDPTSLVSATYDTDADYRFTDVLVIDKYPGKGNTPLRNDLKIFRLSEMYLILAEAAVAENNLTDAALNVKKVRDARRFAGTAPALSYSSQKEAYRDILKERRVEFCFEGFRYVDLRRLGKANKADISIDRSHTDDIVSTPLTLSITDYRWTFPIPQSEVLGNPSIVQNPGY; the protein is encoded by the coding sequence ATGAAAAAAATCAAATATTTAATATATGGTGTTGCGATAGCTTTCTCTCTGTCATCTTGTAAGGATGCAATTGATATCGTACAAGATGGAGAATTGACGGAACAGGTAGCACTTCAAAGGGTTTCCGATTTAAGATCTTTTTTAAATGGAAATATATATACTTCATATGACACTGGCAATGAAATACAATTAACATCGGCATTTACTGATGAAGTAGGTATTACACCAGGAAACTCAGGTTGGTATTTTGCTGAGCACAGATATATTTTAAATAGTGCTACTGCACAGGTAACAGGCGTTTGGGTAAACAGCTATCTTACAATTAACCGTGTTAACAGGCTGTTGAGAGCTGCCACTACGATAACTCCAAAATCAGGTGAAGAAGCAGAGTATAACTCTATTTTAGCTGAAGCAAGGACTATGAGAGCACTCGCGTATTTAAGATTAGAATCTTATTTTACTACAAATATGGCTGATGATAGTGCATTAGGTGTAATTTGGGTAGAAGGAGTTCCTGAAATTGATTCTCAACTTCCAAGAGTAACTAATGGAGAAATTTATGCTAAGATTGAGAGTGATCTAAATTTTGCTGAAACGAATCTTAAACCTGGAAATTCATACTTTTTTGTAACAAATAATCTAATTAATGCTATTAGAGCTAGAATGTATTCATACAGAGAAAAGTATACACTAGCAAAACAGTATGCACAAGCTGTTATTAATGCAGGTGGAGCATTAACTATAGCAACCCCTATGCCTGCAAATCCGGGAAGTACTGCATTCAATTCAGCTTTCTATTCAGCTTCAACTGCAAACCCATATAGAAAAATGTGGGTAGATGCAGCTCAAGGAGAAACTATTTTTGCACTTAGTAGACCTTCAGCAGGCTCTTGGAGCAATGTGGCAAATCTTTTTACTACTAATACCACGGATCTTAATGGTTCTCCTTTATTAGATATGGGACGGAACTTATTTAATTTAATGGATCCTGCTTATGATGTTAGAAGATGGGCATTTATTGATCCTACTTCTTTAGTTAGTGCAACATATGATACAGATGCAGACTACAGATTTACGGATGTCTTGGTTATCGATAAATACCCGGGTAAAGGTAATACACCGCTTAGAAATGATTTGAAAATATTCAGACTTTCTGAAATGTACTTAATCCTTGCTGAGGCTGCAGTTGCAGAAAATAATTTAACTGATGCAGCTCTGAATGTTAAGAAAGTAAGGGATGCAAGAAGATTTGCTGGTACAGCACCTGCATTATCTTATTCCTCTCAAAAAGAAGCTTACCGTGATATATTAAAAGAGAGACGAGTTGAGTTTTGTTTTGAAGGCTTTAGGTATGTTGACTTAAGAAGATTAGGTAAAGCTAATAAAGCAGATATAAGCATTGATAGAAGTCATACAGATGATATTGTAAGCACACCTCTTACTTTAAGTATTACGGATTACAGATGGACATTTCCTATCCCACAATCTGAAGTATTAGGTAACCCGTCTATTGTTC